The Silene latifolia isolate original U9 population chromosome 4, ASM4854445v1, whole genome shotgun sequence region TAGCACTCTGCTACATATACATTGATTGATACCATGCATATATGGAGTAATTGTTATCTCCTAGCTCTCTCATTCATCGTCCTGTCTCTATCTCTGGGTTGCGGTAGACGTATTATTGCTGGTCATTCCTTTACGTTTGATCACTTTCGCTCCATATTCTCGCCTCTACACGAAAGTAATAGAAATTGAAACTTTTGATTGATTAGGTACAGTAATGATTAATCTGAATGTGTTTAGGTATGGGAGCGGCGTACGGGACAACGAAGAGTGGAGTAGGGGTGGCGTCAATGGGAGTGATAAGGCCGAAGCTGATGATGAAGTCGATTGTACCCGTTGTTATGGCGGGAGTGTTCACAGTGTTGGGTATTTACGGTttgatcattgttgttattatttgtaCCGGAATTAACCCTAAGGCTAAGTCTTACTATCTCTTTAATGGTTATGCTGGATACTACTTAGAGTTGTACTTCGTATTAAAGCTCTTCCACTACTAGGTGTATATATACACAGTTCTTCTACGAGACCGTCTTTCAGTAGATTAATGAGAGACaaccaataaataaactaaaaaatAATAGATTATGTTTTTGTCTCCaccaaattattataattaatatgaatatgaattataagggcaTGCTACCAGCCTACCACGAGAGTCTACTCGAAGCTCAATACTATACATCGataaatgataaattatgtgaGATTGTGTTATGATCCAGGTTAGTTAAGGTTAGTTACATGCGTATATATAGCTCAAAGTCGCATGTATTGGTTATTACCAAAAGTTTTGTTGACAAAACAATTCTTATCATACTCATATGCTTAATCTCGATCGGAGGTAATAGACGAGTGTCGAGTGTCTTCGTAAACTGGGACAAAGGAAATATACGCGAGAGTGGAGCACTACATATAGTCAACAAGCTAACGTTAATATGATGTAAATCTCATTATCATATACTCTACCACTTGTGAGAGGTGGGGTCAAGATTAGCTAATCGCCACACCGTCTCTTATAAAGATTAGTGTTTTTAATAAGAGCCCTGTTATAATATTGTGAGACAAATTAATTAGAATGTTTAGTTTCATGTATGCGCTATTATATCATACTATGAGTACAACTTTATTATGTGAAACTGTTTCAATTGATACAAGAGAGTCATTTTTTACCGAATTACTTCAAATATTTTAAAACACAATTAAAAATACAAAATTCACCATGAAATTTATTAAATGTATTTGACAAGGATAAAAAAAAAGATATTGTATTCCTTTAAAAAAACTCATATCACACGTTATAATTGAGTTTCATACAAGTACTATTACATATGGAGTACTACATAGGGATTAGGGAGTATAATATAGAAGTTGGAATATACTCCATTCTAAAACGACAACTTAAAATCGCGTGTACATTTTCTACTTAAAAGTTATATAGGGTAACAAATACGGACTATAAAGTATATGAGATATTGCAAATGAGATGAGGGTAaatttaagagtttttacatcaataaaatcaaaaGACACAGTTGGCACTAAGGGTCACGTCAATTGGTACCATGTAGGAAAAACCCTAAATTTATATTGCGCAAAAACTAACCTTAATTGTTCATTTCTCTCTCGATAAAATGTATTAGGATACGTGGTTGAATTAATATGGGGTTTGAGTTTGGAATAAGTCTTTTTTAAGAAAGAGAGTTAAAATTAGTACTGGTTTTCTATAATGCAACTTTTACCTGATACATAATATTACCAATGGCTCATGCATCTGAGATATTCTTACATTATAATAAGTTTAGTTCGGTTGAGAGAAGTTAAGCTTCTATAAGTTCTGTTCAGAAAAGTTAATCTCCTACAAGTTTAGTTCAACTTCTATTAATTCAGTTAAAAAATGTTAGCTCAATTTGTATCCATTTTTCTAAAAGTTAagctataagttcaattcagccCCTGTTTGATTCAGAGAACGTAAGTTCTTATAAATTCAGGTCAGCTTCTATATGTCCGGTTTAGCAAAATTAAGTGCAAAAGAACAGAGCCTTAATTAGAGTATTATTACATCATAATCATAGGTTATTACAAGTTGGCCCGGGCAtcgcccgggcattaaatctagtatatatataagagagttttttcgagcgattctagagcgtccacatcatcaaaaattaaattaggaaagtttcataaataatattttccacataaaaaataaagtgaagaatattttaattattataatatttatatttcctattttatattcatgagaagtttctaatttttatataaaaactttgacatttgattttgcaaaaaaatatcgttataaaaattatgaaaataatataattagattcgcggtaaaaaatgctttcattagagtatagatttcatatgatttgcacatattaaagatgatgtacttcttaatatgttatatgtcccacattgaaaaacaatgttacTGTGGTGtttataatacgtataaattatagaattgtcccacatcgaaagtttagcataaagtgggtgatcatatgattataaatagaaagcatccttagaacctaaataccaacccaaaactttctgagtctcttaagcattgtcttggagagctcttaagagtttatatcattatctccacggtatgatatatatattttttatattatgtccaagtgatatttataatttttatataaaaacttatacatctcatttagcaaaaaagtaacataattttttttttttaaaattatataattagattcgtggcaaataaatgctaacattagaatatagtatcatattatttgcacatattttaattatgataagaagttaaaaaaaatgtactatacgaatattaataaatagtatagttttgcttattattattattaaactgggttagatgtcgaattaggtgcgaaaaagatggtgtatttctaagtatattgtttgtcccacattgaaaaataatgtaggtgtggtaaatataatacatataaatagttgaattgtcccacattagaagattatcatgaggtgaggtatcacatgattataaataagagtcatatttgaaacttagggttatcaacccaaaatcttttgaatcgcttaaatattatcttagaaagttcttataagagtttgtattaacggcaaacctgagttacaacaataccatacaaatattaatcacgtagatatttataaaagcgattatctatctatatatatatatatatatatatatatatatatatatatatatatatatatatatatataagagtttTTCGAAAGCGATCCGAGAttagcgtccacatcatcaaaaataaatttgggaaagtataatttttgatgtaaaaaataaagtgtaaaatcttttaattattataatatgtatatttcctaaattatattcaagtgatatttccaattttatatcaaacttttacatttcatttgtcaaaaaaaatatcgttaaaaaaattatgaaaataatataattagttttgtggtaaaaaatgctatcattagagtataaatttcatattatttgcacatattaaagacgGTGTACTTCGTAGTATGtcaaattgtgtactttttaatATGTTTtctcccacattggaaaataagtaggtgtggtgaacatactacatataaatagtagaattgtcccacattgaaagattagtataaggtgggtgattctataattataaataggaagcatatttggaacttatgcatcaacccaaaatcttttgagtctcttaagtattgtcttggagagttcttaaaagtttatatcattatattttctacctatagattttatatgtctcacatagaaaaataatgtaggcgtggtaaatatactacgtttaaatgatataattagaattgtgttaaaaaaataatgtaggtgtggtaaatatactacgtttaaataatataattaaaattgtgttaaaaaaaattctatcattagagtataggttcatatcatttgcacatattttaattatgataaaaaaaacaaaaaaaacgtatgaatattaatagatgtatttgcttattattaaatcgggttggatgtcgaattaggttcaaaaaatatggtgtatttttaaatatgttattcatctcacattgaaaaatattgtaggtgtgataaatatatactacctataaatagttgaattgtcccacaccATAAGATTATCATAGgtggggtgatcccatgattataaataggatttatccttggaacttagaaATCATCCCAAATATATTAAATCTCTTAAAGTATACTTagtatataagagactttaagcataatcttgaattaaatgtttaATTTTTAAAGTTGcaacatttttttaggtgggagaaagatTGATAAAATGGTTAATATTATAGCGGAAATTTTTCATGTTACCCTCGGATTTTgttagattacacataatacccctaattttaagtttgtacatataatacccttgtgtttacttttttttcaTAACGCCGTTACTCCTAAGAGTAACcagatgagtaattgagcatgtcatgctatttgtgttttgttatttaggtattaaatgttagtttattaaataaaatatggatttaagaattagatgatgaagtgtttgtgtaatagacgataacaaaagaaaaagacgTCAAAAGTCATCGGAGTAATGACattatgacggaagttgtcaaatggtattttaggaaagaaaaaggtgaacacagagggtaccatttgtagaaacttaaaattaggggtaccatgtgtaatctatcaaagttcaaggttaccagaaatttccaatattataatgatatagttaactaaattttcatttaaaagagagagatattcgtaccaataaaacaacaaaggaggtattattttttaattgttattttattgtcacaccatcaaacttaacgtccatttaacagcctttatatGGGGGTACCacgggcaaaaaaatggaacctcaaggatactataggcagattcttaaaagtaggggtaacgtggaaaatctgacaaaatttaGGGGTACCACAGGAAATtttcgtatctcaattatgataaaaaaaaatgaagaaaaacaacgacaaatattaatggggagtacttgatcatattattaaatttaaatacaactattagatataatgagtaacaattaaccgtattcggtattcgggatttGGTGAATGTCGAACTAATGCAAagaagatggtgtaattctgagtatgttatttgtcccaaattgaaaaacaatgcaagtttgatgatatactacgtataaatggtagaattgtcccacatcagaaaaataatccaagtttagTGAATATATTagttataaatagtagaattgtcccacatcgaaagattagtataaggtgggggtgattatatgattataaataagagttaacccacgtatatattaatcttttattttttttgaaagaaatattttaataatatgtaaacaaatcattagacatagaatatGGAcactctagaatcgctcgaaaaaactctcttttatatatagatatatagatagagatatatagatatagatatagatattgatagttttcttaatatttgtgcatAAATCATatatgcaaagtggagttgaatggaggaagtaatgtATAAATAGccgaattgtcccacatcggaaaattactataaggtggggtgaacctatgattataaataagagtcatCTTTGTAACTTTAATACCAACCAAAATTTTTTAGCGTCTTCTAAGTATTGTCTTATTAGAGATCTCTTATTAGAGTTTCTATTCTATTATTATCTCTTTAATagcaaaatttatttattatttatttttcttgcaTAATCAATAAACGATAGATGTGTATGTATTTATCAATTATTttctttgaaagagatattttaatcatatgATTAGATGTAAACATTAATGTTTATaacatttttttcattataacCAAGTTAATTAAACATTAATatttataacatttttttttcattataaccAAGTTAATTAACCCGTTGCAACGCATGGGCTTTCAACCTAGTTTTTGAGtattaagataaagtttttgagttttaatctaaattttttgagttttattataaagttttataagctcaaaaaaatttgatttttgacatcataaaactaaaatgtaattttcCCACCTAAatcatatttcctaaaataaaatgtattatttttagcatatattatAGGTATGGTAGGTGATTAATGACACAatcttttaataaatttaatatttaaaaCATTCTATATTATTTCACATTATACATAAATTTATCTCCATTATTATATGATAAAAAAATGTatacttttttttaaataattgtaCGATGTAAATTCATTTGCTTTTAatgataagaagttgcacaaAAAAATGTTAATAGTATAAATATTCTAaaaataacatcattaatttttCGGTAAAAGaaaattttcattaaaatacttATTTCATGactttttacaattttaattttttattgcTCAAATTAAAATAAAGTGATCGACAATGATTTCAAAACCGTTAGGGTTCGAAGACGAGTGCTTAGTCACAGTTAGGTTCGGAGATGATCCAGTTTGAGATTGCGAGGTTGAGTATAGTGCTATGGATACAGAACTTGGACGATCCACAAAATAAAACCAGTTCGTGATAGACTATTGTATCTTACAAGTATATGTGAtaattaatactccgtataatgGTAAAGTCATTTGAGAAATCTTTTCTTTTCATGAAGCATGAAAAATTACATTAATGCATAAATGAGACAATTAGTTAGAGAGACTTGCAGACTCGAAATTAGGGATGACAATGTATATGCCACAATCAGAATAATATCGATATTGTTATGATTACCATTATTAGGAGATACTAGGTTTGGTGTCCCGCCCCGCCCGAGCTACCTCTATTTATCGTCAAATTTTATTTTCAAGGAAATAAAACTACGTTATACTTGCTTAACTCATAGGTTTAATTACCATTTATACAGAAATGTAGAATTTATCAAAAAATTATGAGACACATCCACTACTCCCGccattaatattattactttcacgaaaTATCATGTTAATACTATTACATTCAATACTCCTCCAGTTATTGTTGTTTCTTTGACTACTCACGCTATTTTTACGGCTATATCCGAtcccgttaattttatcaaactcatttttaaataaataaattatttcacaTTAACtctgcccactaggcataggataagaagcTCAAAAACGAAATAATTAAATGTATTTCatttaaataaaattaaaagtgaCAGCATattgcaatttcccataaaaacatCATTCATTTATTTCCTTTTTGGGCTTCTTATCCTATGCCTGGTGGACTTCAGTTAGAAAAACCGTtaaaaacaaaactcgaaaactttattataaaactCATACCGTATTACTTACTGATTTTGCTATTGAACAACATAACAAGATATAGCAATTCAATTTGGCGGTCACACAATAAGTCTCTCTTAAGACGATTAAGAATCTCGATGTTTTCTATCAGCGAGGTGTTATATAAATGATTCACACCAATTACaccaattcatggactatacaaccaggtATTGTCAAGTTGCACAACTTGATGTATGTTTAAttaaacttttattttatttatcacAATGGATGTTTAATTTGTTAAGTAAATCTAACCGGAAACCCGTCGTATTATTCGACTTGAACCCGTTCTTCAAATCTAACCGGAAACCCACCACGCATCTTCGCGATGGTTTCAGGGACGTAAACTGGATCGAACCCATCGTCTGTGGCGGGAACCACCTTAAACCTGCCCAAAATAGCAGAAACAACACTCTTCATTTGCAAGTAAGCCATGTCCTTGCCTAAACAAATCCGAGGCCCTGCAAGAAACACGGGATACGCACTCGAATCCCGAGCAACGAAGCTTCTTTTCGTTTCCCCGGTCGTGTTGTCCTTCTCTTCCCTTAACCATCGCTCTGGCTTAAACTCGGCCCAATCTTTACCCCATATCTTCTCTGACCGGcccatcgcttgggcgaaacatccaaCCAACATACCCTTTTTCACCTTTGTTCCGTCAGGTAAAACGTCGTCGGTTGCCGCTAGTTTCGTGTGGACTGGCACCGGTGGGTACAGTCTCATCGACTCGCTAAGCGCAGCGTGAGTATACGTCATTCCCTTTAATTCCTcgacaatatttttttttattattttcttgTTGTTATTAATCTCCTTAACGATTTCTTGTTCGACGTGTTTGTTTTTATGTAGGAGCCAAAAAAACCATGTTAATGCTGACGACGTCGTATCTTGTCCACCGAGGATGAACGTAATACACACGTCGATGGTCAACTTCTCATCAAATCGATACTCGTAAATAATTTTTGATAATAAATTCATCTTCTCCTGATTTACTATTTCCGGATTTTCTTTCATCGATTTTATCATGGTTTTGACGTATTCCCGGAGCGTTTGAATTGATTTTTTAAGCTTTTTCTCCGAACCAATGTTAAGAAATCTACAAACTTTCCATATGATTGGGAAAACCGCGTAAAACCTCTCGTGGGAAAGAATCATCGACTCATCCAAAGCCTTTATAAGTTTAGCATCGGGCAAAGAGGGTGACACGTAACCCGGATTATACCCCAATGTTATGGTGGAAACATTGTCGTATCCGAATCTCTTAAGCAAGTCTTGAAGATCAATGACTTTGTTTTCCTTGGCAGCATCTGAGAGAAACGGAATTAATCTCTCTGAAATCTCGGGATTAACGACATTTTCAACGAAATTTTGTAACGATTTGTGGGTGAACTCCAAGCCAGCAAGGTGTCTTTGAGTCTTCCAAACGTCTCCGTCTTGGGTGAACAAGCTATCTCCGAACAGGTCTCCAAAGACGGTTTTGTAATGAGCACCCTTTTCGTATTTGAGAAATTGAGTCTTAAAAAAGTGTTCGGATGAAGCAGGATCACCAAAGTAGACGCTAGGCGTTCCAAACGGAGGATGCACGACAATAGTCGAGGTTGGACCGGTGGATATAATTTTTGAAAGCCAGTCGAAGATTTCCTGTTGCGTTAACCCAACGAAGGCTAACGAATGACCAATTATCGGGTATGGTTTAGGCAACTTATTAAGATTAGTAATCTTCGACTTGGTCGTTGTTGGTTTCGAGATCTTGACGACGAAAATTATAAGAGATGTAAGAAAAATTAGAAACAATGAAATTAGCAACATGTTGCTTAGCTCAAACATTGCTTCTTGCTAATCTCTAATTAGGAATTTATTAGTATTGTTTTTGCTAATAATTGTTAGCAATACCATATGAATATATATACTAATATGTTAAT contains the following coding sequences:
- the LOC141653887 gene encoding cytochrome P450 94A2-like; the encoded protein is MFELSNMLLISLFLIFLTSLIIFVVKISKPTTTKSKITNLNKLPKPYPIIGHSLAFVGLTQQEIFDWLSKIISTGPTSTIVVHPPFGTPSVYFGDPASSEHFFKTQFLKYEKGAHYKTVFGDLFGDSLFTQDGDVWKTQRHLAGLEFTHKSLQNFVENVVNPEISERLIPFLSDAAKENKVIDLQDLLKRFGYDNVSTITLGYNPGYVSPSLPDAKLIKALDESMILSHERFYAVFPIIWKVCRFLNIGSEKKLKKSIQTLREYVKTMIKSMKENPEIVNQEKMNLLSKIIYEYRFDEKLTIDVCITFILGGQDTTSSALTWFFWLLHKNKHVEQEIVKEINNNKKIIKKNIVEELKGMTYTHAALSESMRLYPPVPVHTKLAATDDVLPDGTKVKKGMLVGCFAQAMGRSEKIWGKDWAEFKPERWLREEKDNTTGETKRSFVARDSSAYPVFLAGPRICLGKDMAYLQMKSVVSAILGRFKVVPATDDGFDPVYVPETIAKMRGGFPVRFEERVQVE